The proteins below come from a single Sinorhizobium fredii genomic window:
- the pcaQ gene encoding pca operon transcription factor PcaQ, which yields MIDARIKFRHLQTFVEVARQKSVVKAADLLNVTQPAVTKTIRELEEVLGVSVFERDGRGIKITRYGEVFLRHAGAALTALRQGLDSVSQERSGDGPPIRVGALPTVSTRIMPRAIALFLEEKTNARLKIVTGENAVLLEQLRVGDLDLVVGRLAAPDRMTGFSFEHLYSEQVVFAVRAGHPLLSGKQSVFAHLGDYPVLMPTRASIIRPFVERFLIANGIAGLPNQIETVSDSFGRAFVRSSDAIWIISNGVVATDIDDGLLTALPIDTSETKGPVGLTMRTDAIPSLPLSILMQTIREAAEAVAPRM from the coding sequence ATGATCGACGCGCGCATCAAGTTTCGCCATCTGCAGACTTTTGTCGAGGTCGCGCGCCAGAAGAGCGTCGTGAAGGCCGCCGATCTCTTGAACGTCACGCAGCCGGCGGTCACCAAGACGATCCGCGAGCTGGAGGAGGTGCTGGGCGTCTCGGTTTTCGAGCGCGACGGGCGCGGCATCAAGATCACCCGCTACGGCGAGGTCTTCCTGCGCCATGCCGGCGCGGCGCTGACGGCGCTTCGGCAGGGCCTCGATTCCGTCTCGCAGGAGCGCTCCGGCGACGGACCGCCGATCCGCGTGGGGGCGCTGCCGACGGTATCGACGCGCATCATGCCGCGGGCGATCGCGCTCTTTCTCGAGGAGAAGACCAACGCCCGGCTCAAGATCGTCACCGGCGAGAATGCGGTGCTCCTGGAGCAGCTCCGCGTCGGCGATCTCGACCTCGTCGTCGGCCGGCTCGCCGCGCCCGACCGGATGACCGGTTTCTCCTTCGAGCATCTTTATTCCGAGCAGGTGGTCTTCGCCGTGCGCGCTGGCCATCCGCTGCTTTCCGGCAAGCAGTCGGTCTTCGCGCATCTCGGCGACTATCCGGTGCTGATGCCGACCCGTGCCTCGATCATCCGGCCGTTCGTCGAGCGCTTCCTGATCGCCAACGGCATTGCCGGCCTGCCGAACCAGATCGAAACCGTCTCCGATTCCTTCGGCCGCGCCTTCGTTCGTTCGAGCGACGCCATCTGGATCATTTCGAACGGCGTCGTCGCCACCGACATCGACGACGGGCTGCTGACGGCGCTGCCGATCGACACCAGCGAGACGAAGGGACCGGTGGGCCTCACCATGCGCACCGACGCGATCCCGTCGCTGCCGCTGTCGATCCTGATGCAGACGATCCGCGAGGCCGCCGAGGCGGTGGCCCCGAGGATGTAA
- the pcaD gene encoding 3-oxoadipate enol-lactonase, whose protein sequence is MQFTRINDIAIHYRLVGAVAEKPVLVFINSLGTDFRIWDDLVPRLSDAFAVVLYDKRGHGLSDIGQVPYAIEDHATDLAGLLDRLQVKRAIICGLSVGGLIAQSLYQRRPDLVRALVLADTAHKIGTTEMWDARIAAIEAHGIEAVADAVLERWFTPAFRRPENVSFACYRNMLIRQPAPGYVGTCAAIRDADYTEAAGKISVPVLCVVGDQDGSTPPDLVRSTAGLIPGARFEVIRDAGHIPCVEQPEALAATLRDFFISLPGDNPMSKAR, encoded by the coding sequence GTGCAATTCACCCGTATTAACGACATTGCCATCCACTATCGGTTGGTCGGCGCCGTTGCCGAGAAGCCGGTCCTCGTCTTCATCAATTCGCTCGGCACGGATTTTCGCATCTGGGACGACCTCGTGCCGCGCCTCTCTGATGCGTTCGCCGTCGTCCTCTACGACAAGCGCGGCCATGGCCTCTCGGATATCGGCCAGGTGCCCTATGCGATCGAGGATCATGCGACCGACCTTGCGGGTCTGCTCGACCGCCTCCAAGTCAAGCGCGCCATCATCTGCGGTCTCTCGGTCGGCGGCCTGATCGCGCAATCGCTCTACCAGCGCCGGCCGGATCTGGTGCGGGCGCTCGTGCTTGCCGATACGGCGCACAAGATCGGCACGACCGAGATGTGGGACGCCCGCATCGCGGCGATCGAGGCGCATGGCATCGAGGCGGTCGCCGACGCGGTGCTCGAGCGCTGGTTCACGCCGGCCTTCCGCCGGCCTGAAAACGTCTCCTTTGCCTGTTACCGCAACATGCTGATCCGCCAGCCGGCGCCGGGATACGTCGGCACCTGCGCGGCAATCCGAGATGCCGACTACACCGAAGCGGCCGGAAAGATTTCCGTGCCCGTGCTCTGCGTCGTCGGCGATCAGGACGGTTCGACGCCGCCCGATCTGGTGCGCTCGACGGCCGGGCTCATCCCCGGGGCGCGCTTCGAGGTGATCCGCGACGCCGGGCATATACCCTGCGTCGAGCAGCCGGAGGCGCTGGCCGCGACGCTCCGTGACTTTTTCATCTCCCTGCCTGGAGACAATCCGATGAGTAAAGCCCGATGA
- the pcaC gene encoding 4-carboxymuconolactone decarboxylase encodes MIDSSASDRYRQGMATRRAVLGDSHVDRAQSATTEFDQPFQDLITEAAWGHVWSRPALTKRERSIVTIALLAALGQDEEVAMHVRATANTGATREDIREALLHVAIYAGVPAANHAIKIAKRVFAEMDAARARGE; translated from the coding sequence ATGATCGACAGCTCCGCCTCCGACCGTTATCGCCAGGGCATGGCGACGCGCCGCGCCGTTCTCGGCGACAGCCATGTCGACCGCGCCCAATCGGCGACGACGGAATTCGACCAGCCGTTCCAGGACCTGATCACCGAGGCGGCCTGGGGCCATGTCTGGTCGCGCCCGGCCCTGACCAAGCGCGAGCGGTCGATCGTCACCATCGCGCTGCTCGCCGCGCTCGGCCAGGACGAGGAGGTGGCGATGCATGTCCGCGCCACGGCCAATACCGGGGCGACCCGCGAGGACATCCGCGAGGCGCTGCTGCATGTGGCGATCTATGCGGGCGTCCCGGCCGCCAACCACGCCATCAAGATCGCCAAGCGGGTGTTCGCCGAGATGGATGCCGCAAGGGCGAGGGGGGAGTGA
- the pcaH gene encoding protocatechuate 3,4-dioxygenase subunit beta, which translates to MSETENRRPETGAFFQRDRDWHPPAFAPGYKTSVLRSPRKPLLSLDNTISEITGPVFGHSMLGELDNDLIHNFAKPGESAIGERIIVHGRVLDERGRAVPGALLEFWQANAGGRYRHKKESYLAPLDPNFGGCGRAITDENGYYCFRTIRPGAYPWPNGVNDWRPAHIHFSVFGHGFAQRLITQMYFEGDPMIWKCPIVGTIPDRRAIEQLIAPLDWANTIPMDARAYKFDIVLRGRRSTFFENRPEGN; encoded by the coding sequence ATGTCCGAGACAGAAAATCGCAGGCCGGAAACCGGCGCTTTCTTCCAGCGCGACCGGGATTGGCACCCGCCGGCCTTCGCCCCCGGCTACAAAACCTCGGTGCTGCGGTCGCCGCGCAAGCCACTGCTTTCGCTGGACAATACGATCTCCGAGATCACGGGTCCGGTCTTCGGCCATTCGATGCTCGGCGAACTCGACAACGACCTGATCCACAACTTCGCCAAACCCGGCGAAAGCGCCATCGGCGAGCGGATCATCGTGCATGGGCGGGTGCTGGACGAGCGCGGCCGGGCGGTGCCCGGCGCGCTGCTCGAGTTCTGGCAGGCCAATGCTGGCGGGCGCTACCGGCACAAGAAGGAAAGCTATCTTGCGCCCCTCGACCCGAATTTCGGCGGCTGCGGCCGGGCGATCACCGACGAGAACGGCTATTATTGCTTCCGCACAATCAGGCCGGGAGCCTATCCCTGGCCGAACGGCGTCAACGACTGGCGTCCGGCCCATATCCATTTTTCGGTCTTCGGCCACGGCTTTGCCCAGCGGCTGATCACCCAGATGTACTTTGAAGGCGATCCGATGATCTGGAAATGTCCGATCGTCGGCACAATCCCCGACCGGCGGGCGATCGAGCAATTGATCGCGCCGCTCGATTGGGCGAATACCATCCCGATGGATGCACGGGCCTATAAATTCGACATCGTGCTGCGCGGTCGCCGCTCGACGTTCTTCGAGAACCGGCCGGAAGGCAATTGA
- the pcaG gene encoding protocatechuate 3,4-dioxygenase subunit alpha, whose amino-acid sequence MVQNLGYLKETASQTAGPYVHIGLTPNFGGISGVFESDLGSVMVNDKTLGQRIAVTGRVIDGAGAPLKDALIEIWQADAAGLYNSPSELRGAADPNFTGWGRSPTSAEDGTFIFETVKPGRVPFRDGRLMAPHMSVWIVARGINIGLHTRMYFPDEAAANAEDPLLQRIEHRHRAETLVAGGQAPNYVFDIHLQGEKETVFLDI is encoded by the coding sequence ATGGTTCAGAATCTGGGCTACCTGAAGGAAACCGCCTCGCAAACGGCCGGGCCTTACGTCCACATCGGCCTCACGCCCAATTTCGGCGGCATTTCCGGTGTGTTCGAAAGCGACCTTGGATCGGTAATGGTCAATGACAAGACGCTTGGGCAACGCATCGCCGTGACCGGGCGGGTAATCGACGGCGCCGGCGCGCCGCTCAAGGACGCGCTGATCGAAATCTGGCAGGCGGATGCCGCGGGCCTCTACAATTCTCCTTCGGAACTGCGCGGCGCCGCCGACCCAAATTTCACCGGCTGGGGCCGCTCTCCGACGAGCGCCGAGGACGGCACCTTCATTTTCGAGACCGTCAAGCCCGGCCGCGTCCCGTTCAGGGACGGCCGCCTGATGGCGCCGCACATGAGCGTCTGGATCGTGGCGCGCGGCATCAATATCGGGCTGCACACGCGGATGTATTTCCCGGACGAGGCGGCGGCGAACGCCGAGGATCCGCTGCTTCAGCGGATCGAGCATCGCCATCGCGCTGAAACGCTTGTCGCCGGCGGCCAGGCGCCTAATTATGTTTTCGACATTCATCTCCAGGGGGAGAAGGAGACGGTCTTCCTGGATATCTGA
- a CDS encoding 3-carboxy-cis,cis-muconate cycloisomerase: MTYSAFDHPYLSGLLGDEAVAAEFSAAADIRAMLAFEAALARAEAQHGVVPHAAADRITEACRAFSPDVAALRRGMATDGVAVPELVRQLRRAVGEETAEYVHYGATSQDVVDTSLMLRLKAIGELFSGRLGEIVTILEEGVQQWGERPLMGRTRMQAAIPITVTDRMRSWIEPLLDHQDRLDAMDIDLFAVQFGGAAGTLDKLKDKADAVRATLAEELALIDCPQWHSQRAAIADFAHLLSLITGSLGKFGQDIALMAQTGDEIVLAGGGSSSAMSHKQNPVAAEVLVTLARFNATQISGIHQAMVHEQERSGSAWTLEWLLLPQIVGATAAALRLAAELAGNIKRLGAA, encoded by the coding sequence ATGACCTACTCGGCCTTTGATCACCCCTATCTGTCCGGCCTGCTTGGTGACGAAGCGGTAGCGGCTGAGTTTTCCGCGGCCGCGGATATCCGCGCCATGCTCGCCTTCGAGGCGGCTCTGGCGCGGGCCGAAGCGCAGCACGGAGTGGTCCCGCATGCGGCCGCCGACCGGATAACCGAGGCATGCCGCGCCTTCTCCCCGGATGTTGCGGCCTTGCGGCGCGGAATGGCTACCGACGGCGTCGCCGTGCCGGAGCTGGTCCGTCAATTGCGGCGCGCCGTCGGCGAAGAGACAGCGGAATATGTGCACTATGGCGCCACCAGCCAGGATGTCGTCGACACCAGCCTGATGCTACGCCTGAAGGCGATCGGCGAGCTCTTCTCCGGCCGTCTCGGCGAGATTGTCACGATACTGGAGGAGGGCGTCCAGCAATGGGGCGAGCGTCCGCTGATGGGCCGCACCCGCATGCAGGCGGCCATTCCAATCACCGTAACGGACCGGATGCGGAGCTGGATCGAGCCGCTGCTCGACCACCAGGACCGGCTCGACGCGATGGATATCGACCTGTTCGCCGTGCAATTCGGCGGTGCCGCCGGCACGCTCGACAAACTCAAGGACAAGGCGGATGCGGTCCGCGCGACGCTGGCGGAGGAACTGGCGCTGATCGACTGTCCGCAATGGCACAGCCAGCGCGCTGCGATCGCCGATTTCGCCCACCTTCTTTCGCTGATCACCGGCAGTCTCGGCAAGTTCGGCCAGGACATCGCCCTGATGGCGCAAACGGGCGACGAGATCGTGCTGGCCGGCGGCGGCTCGTCCTCTGCCATGTCGCACAAGCAGAACCCGGTCGCCGCCGAAGTGCTGGTGACGCTGGCGCGCTTCAATGCCACGCAAATCTCGGGCATCCACCAGGCGATGGTGCATGAGCAGGAGCGTTCCGGTTCCGCCTGGACGCTCGAATGGCTGCTCCTGCCGCAGATCGTCGGCGCGACCGCGGCCGCACTGAGGCTTGCCGCGGAACTTGCCGGCAATATCAAGCGCCTCGGCGCCGCCTGA
- a CDS encoding CHASE2 domain-containing protein, protein MNAPRPAPTRQRVSSAIDRIRLSPRRAKLAILTAFVAALVSLASLTGSWSLADLRAYDYLSIIGRPALPEDSPIIVAIDEPSMAEIGSQWPWPRALHARLIEALRKAGARAIALDVIFAESAADPRNDAALAAVLGPDVVLAGDQTLIQTPQAEQFVRTEPLARFTDRGAKVGIASVNLSGDGTLRQIPPYPDGFAVTLATVAGMTSEPPRGETLIQTFGPARTYPTVSYYQALDPENFLPEGTFRNRVVIVGLSLQNAPSIAEGGVDAFATSDTVFSRGLVAGAEIQATIYDNLVHRLAIKMAGTPVSMPAILVAALAAALVVLKLTSWRTFGYGAFALALIVLASYGLMRFGHVFVSPLGPALAFLGVAVGQAGIDYAEERRRRREITRAFSQYLSPALVERLAQDPSQLKLGGERRTLTILFCDVRGFTTIAEDMKDDPEGLTTLVNRLLTPLSEAVLNQGGTIDKYIGDCLMAFWNAPLDDPDHALHAVAAARDMLAALTRINAELDAEAVAAGRQPKTLRIGIGINTGECVVGNMGSARRFDYSALGDAVNLASRLEGASKDYGIPLLLGERTAALAAASFPVVEIDRITVKGRNTVSPVFTLAEDASEAALGRHLAYIEAKYRDPGGIDAAEFDALKSALPSLERYYERERERLRSA, encoded by the coding sequence ATGAACGCCCCGCGTCCAGCGCCCACCCGTCAGCGCGTGTCCTCGGCAATCGATCGCATTCGCCTTTCCCCGCGGCGAGCAAAGCTTGCCATCTTGACCGCCTTCGTCGCTGCCCTCGTCTCGCTCGCCTCGCTGACCGGGTCCTGGTCGCTCGCAGATCTCAGAGCCTATGACTACCTCTCGATCATCGGCCGCCCCGCGCTTCCGGAGGACAGCCCCATCATCGTCGCGATCGACGAGCCGTCGATGGCTGAGATCGGCAGCCAATGGCCGTGGCCTCGCGCGCTGCACGCCCGGCTGATCGAGGCGCTGAGAAAGGCCGGCGCACGGGCGATCGCGCTCGACGTCATCTTTGCCGAGTCGGCCGCCGATCCGCGAAACGACGCGGCGCTCGCCGCAGTCCTGGGTCCCGACGTGGTGCTGGCCGGCGACCAGACGCTGATCCAGACGCCGCAAGCCGAACAATTCGTCCGCACCGAACCCCTCGCCCGCTTTACGGACAGAGGCGCGAAGGTCGGCATCGCCTCGGTCAATCTCAGCGGCGACGGTACGCTCAGGCAAATCCCTCCCTATCCGGACGGCTTCGCGGTGACGCTCGCGACGGTCGCCGGAATGACCTCGGAGCCGCCGCGGGGTGAGACCCTGATCCAGACCTTCGGCCCGGCGCGCACCTATCCGACCGTTTCCTATTACCAGGCGCTCGATCCGGAAAATTTCCTGCCGGAAGGCACGTTCCGCAACCGCGTCGTCATCGTCGGCCTGAGCTTGCAAAACGCCCCGTCGATCGCCGAGGGCGGCGTCGATGCCTTCGCCACCTCCGACACGGTGTTTTCGCGCGGCCTCGTCGCCGGCGCGGAGATCCAGGCGACTATCTACGACAATCTCGTTCACCGGCTCGCCATCAAAATGGCGGGCACGCCCGTTTCCATGCCGGCAATCCTCGTCGCCGCGCTGGCCGCAGCGCTTGTCGTCTTGAAATTGACCAGTTGGAGGACGTTCGGCTACGGCGCCTTCGCGCTCGCGCTGATCGTTCTCGCAAGCTACGGCCTGATGCGCTTCGGCCATGTCTTCGTCTCACCGCTCGGCCCCGCCCTCGCCTTCCTCGGCGTTGCCGTCGGCCAGGCGGGCATCGACTATGCCGAGGAGCGCCGCCGCCGCCGCGAGATCACCCGCGCCTTCTCGCAGTATCTCTCGCCGGCGCTCGTCGAACGGCTGGCGCAGGACCCGTCGCAACTGAAGCTCGGTGGCGAAAGACGGACGCTGACGATCCTCTTCTGCGACGTTCGCGGCTTCACGACGATCGCGGAAGACATGAAGGACGACCCGGAGGGGCTGACGACGCTCGTCAACCGGCTGCTGACGCCGCTCTCGGAAGCGGTGCTGAATCAGGGCGGCACGATCGACAAATATATCGGCGACTGCCTGATGGCCTTCTGGAATGCGCCGCTCGACGATCCCGACCACGCCCTTCACGCCGTCGCTGCGGCCCGCGACATGCTAGCCGCGCTCACCCGCATCAATGCCGAGCTCGATGCCGAGGCGGTCGCGGCCGGGCGGCAGCCGAAGACGCTGCGCATCGGCATCGGCATCAATACCGGCGAATGCGTCGTCGGCAACATGGGCTCCGCCCGCCGCTTCGACTATTCGGCGCTGGGCGATGCGGTCAACCTCGCCTCGCGCCTCGAAGGCGCCTCGAAGGACTACGGCATCCCGCTTCTGCTTGGCGAACGGACAGCCGCACTCGCCGCCGCCAGTTTCCCGGTGGTCGAGATCGACCGCATCACCGTCAAGGGACGGAACACGGTCTCGCCGGTCTTCACGCTGGCCGAGGATGCCTCCGAGGCAGCACTCGGCCGACATCTCGCCTATATCGAAGCGAAGTACCGCGACCCCGGCGGCATCGACGCGGCTGAGTTCGACGCGCTCAAATCGGCGCTGCCCTCGCTCGAGCGCTATTACGAACGCGAACGCGAGCGGCTCCGCTCCGCCTAG
- a CDS encoding FecR domain-containing protein, with translation MRRRRTGALLTAMALFAPSLAFAEPVPRHQPAAGSVIARKSGEEVRFVDVSNWRFVDLAQDLIAGDVLRTNATGALAVLFRDHTQIRLGRNTALRVKQIGGGNTNLELQSGSIWARAERGGEGLVIDTPAAAAAIRGTDWTMTVGGDGKTSLTVLEGVVELKNAYGSVRVKQGEGAVAAIGSAPAKIVIVTPKDREQMLFHLSLRNAFAWMPATPLSVPEMRRERARIETQPNASRSAEDWLGLAEIYLALNGRQKAQAVLSEADRHGLTGSQLARAKLIRALIAGSANQYREAARLFAEAERGLDPSRRTIAAYGGYFARGLADPDRVETPPRAAAGRYAGMAQAWTAGFREDIPAAIAVIKKAERRYPDDPTLPAARAQLALLLDDRDELRDGVERALSIDPDDPTALEARAHYRYHIENDLEGAFADLNKALKTAPGSSSIWNSLGLLQGERGDNRAADVAFKEAIALDPLDPVAHANLAIQYMDEMRMAEAKREIDTALSVDPSFDVALVARGRYHLQNGEVDKAVEDLLAGSTANPAYSNAQLLLAAAHYEKHDRVPAGQALDNADRLDPNDPVVATVRTAIAIDAYDADAAIRNAQEAMRRTRARGGDTAALGANQEAGSTLNDAFRLQGLDAWGQYYGDAVFDPFTGASYVDQAVRGSVNPFFNNYDFAANAITNTTNTTSFSALLQGLLIEPHMLASRERTVNLLRSPFFEAELGGGFIANKDHTGRVGEAAVRGFTASPFPITVFGTFEWEEPRDTIESAGLPIDRERRIIGGSGYLTASPTPDDRFVAFANYADVDESREVLPTPPDLGFGDDSSALISGLAWSHTFGYRNVGNAALFFKEVRTGDSLTAVDATGTETNLDLDTKERSYIAALSHTYGEGDLTWRYGAEGGKVRSDSRTHFSFTASPPFPSATITDYESSVQTVAKAYVDGLYEITPDLKVEGALFARYIEDVNDNDIRIEPKLGIAWAPGEGHWLRAAVQREGYNFGAATLAPVGIVALQPNQFLIGTSGYADTLALRWDAEWNDWLFTAVDYQHQEIRNGSIAFPFTTVGGPFDFNFDKGRVDRVALTANVALGHGLGLSATAARIESENLSAGSSGDLPLLPESSGQVALTWVNTANVKTTVAANYVGERTTDLGATLDDFWTLDASLLWEPFDKRIEVELAGFNLLDEEFELSDGLPGWGPTVKGTVKVRF, from the coding sequence ATGCGGCGAAGAAGAACGGGGGCATTGCTGACCGCAATGGCGCTCTTTGCGCCATCGCTCGCGTTTGCCGAGCCGGTGCCGCGGCATCAGCCCGCGGCAGGATCGGTTATTGCCCGCAAGTCCGGCGAGGAGGTGCGCTTCGTCGATGTATCTAATTGGCGGTTCGTCGACCTCGCCCAAGACCTGATTGCCGGCGACGTGCTACGCACCAACGCCACCGGCGCGCTCGCCGTGCTCTTTCGCGACCACACGCAGATCCGGCTCGGACGGAACACTGCCTTGCGGGTCAAGCAGATCGGCGGAGGCAATACGAACCTCGAACTTCAATCCGGGTCGATCTGGGCTCGCGCCGAACGCGGCGGCGAAGGCCTGGTCATCGACACGCCCGCCGCGGCCGCCGCCATCCGCGGCACCGACTGGACGATGACTGTCGGCGGCGACGGCAAGACGTCGCTCACCGTCCTCGAAGGTGTCGTCGAGCTCAAGAACGCCTATGGCAGCGTGAGGGTGAAGCAGGGCGAAGGTGCCGTCGCCGCAATCGGCAGCGCGCCCGCCAAGATCGTCATCGTCACGCCGAAGGACCGCGAGCAGATGCTGTTCCATCTGTCGCTTCGAAATGCCTTCGCCTGGATGCCCGCGACACCGCTCAGTGTTCCGGAGATGCGTCGGGAACGCGCGCGGATCGAGACGCAGCCCAATGCCTCCCGATCCGCCGAGGATTGGCTCGGCCTTGCCGAGATCTATCTAGCCCTCAACGGCCGTCAGAAGGCTCAGGCGGTACTCTCGGAGGCAGACAGGCATGGCCTGACCGGCTCTCAGCTCGCGCGCGCCAAACTCATCCGGGCGCTGATCGCCGGCTCCGCAAATCAATATCGGGAGGCAGCACGGCTATTCGCGGAAGCCGAACGGGGGCTCGACCCGAGCCGCCGGACCATAGCAGCCTACGGGGGATATTTTGCCCGCGGTCTTGCGGACCCCGATCGTGTAGAGACACCCCCACGCGCCGCGGCGGGCCGTTATGCTGGAATGGCGCAGGCCTGGACCGCTGGTTTCCGGGAAGACATCCCCGCAGCCATCGCGGTGATCAAGAAGGCCGAGCGGAGATACCCCGACGACCCGACCTTGCCGGCGGCCCGCGCCCAGCTCGCCCTCTTGCTCGACGATAGAGACGAACTTCGCGATGGCGTCGAACGCGCACTTTCGATCGATCCGGACGATCCGACCGCGCTCGAGGCCCGCGCCCATTACCGCTACCACATCGAAAACGATCTCGAAGGCGCATTTGCCGATCTCAACAAGGCATTGAAGACGGCCCCGGGTTCATCCTCCATCTGGAATTCGTTGGGGCTCCTCCAGGGTGAGCGCGGCGACAACCGCGCCGCCGACGTCGCATTCAAGGAAGCGATCGCGCTGGACCCTCTCGATCCCGTCGCTCATGCAAACCTCGCCATCCAATACATGGATGAGATGCGGATGGCCGAAGCGAAACGCGAAATCGACACTGCGCTCTCCGTGGACCCCTCGTTCGACGTGGCGCTTGTAGCGCGCGGGCGCTATCACCTGCAGAACGGCGAGGTCGATAAGGCGGTCGAAGACCTGCTCGCCGGCTCGACGGCCAATCCCGCCTATTCCAACGCCCAGCTCCTGCTTGCGGCCGCCCATTATGAAAAGCACGACCGGGTTCCGGCCGGACAGGCGCTCGACAATGCCGATAGGCTGGATCCGAACGATCCCGTCGTGGCGACGGTCCGAACCGCTATCGCCATCGACGCCTATGACGCAGACGCCGCCATCCGCAACGCCCAGGAAGCGATGCGCCGCACCCGGGCGCGCGGCGGCGACACAGCGGCGCTCGGCGCCAACCAGGAGGCCGGCTCGACGCTCAACGACGCCTTCCGCCTGCAAGGCCTCGACGCCTGGGGCCAATATTACGGCGATGCCGTGTTCGACCCGTTCACCGGCGCGAGCTACGTCGACCAGGCGGTGCGCGGCAGCGTCAATCCATTCTTCAACAACTACGACTTCGCCGCCAACGCAATCACCAACACGACCAACACCACCAGCTTCTCCGCTCTCTTGCAGGGGCTGCTGATCGAGCCGCACATGCTCGCTAGCCGCGAGCGAACCGTCAACTTGCTGCGCTCGCCTTTCTTTGAAGCAGAACTCGGCGGCGGATTCATCGCCAACAAGGATCACACCGGGCGGGTGGGAGAAGCGGCTGTCCGCGGATTTACGGCGTCTCCATTCCCGATCACCGTCTTCGGTACATTCGAGTGGGAAGAGCCGCGGGACACGATCGAATCTGCAGGACTGCCCATCGATCGCGAACGGCGGATCATCGGCGGCAGCGGCTATCTCACGGCCAGCCCAACTCCCGACGACCGTTTTGTCGCCTTCGCAAACTACGCGGATGTCGATGAATCCCGGGAAGTTCTGCCTACACCGCCGGACCTAGGTTTCGGAGACGACTCTTCCGCGCTTATTTCCGGTCTCGCCTGGAGTCACACATTCGGCTACCGCAATGTCGGGAACGCTGCTCTGTTTTTCAAAGAAGTTCGAACCGGTGATAGCCTGACTGCTGTGGATGCCACAGGCACCGAAACGAATCTCGATCTGGACACCAAAGAGCGAAGTTATATTGCTGCCTTGAGTCACACCTACGGGGAAGGAGACCTGACGTGGCGCTACGGCGCAGAGGGTGGGAAAGTGCGGTCTGACAGCCGGACGCATTTCAGCTTCACCGCGTCGCCGCCGTTTCCTTCAGCAACAATAACCGACTATGAATCGTCCGTGCAAACAGTGGCCAAAGCCTATGTCGACGGCCTGTACGAGATCACCCCCGATCTCAAGGTCGAAGGTGCGCTGTTCGCTCGCTATATCGAGGACGTCAACGACAACGACATCCGGATCGAACCGAAACTCGGCATCGCCTGGGCGCCGGGCGAAGGTCATTGGCTGCGCGCAGCCGTTCAGCGCGAAGGTTACAATTTCGGCGCAGCCACGCTGGCCCCCGTTGGCATTGTCGCGCTGCAACCCAATCAGTTCCTGATTGGCACTTCCGGCTATGCCGACACGCTGGCCCTCCGATGGGACGCCGAATGGAACGACTGGCTCTTCACGGCAGTCGACTACCAGCACCAGGAAATCCGCAACGGGTCCATTGCTTTCCCGTTCACCACTGTCGGCGGCCCGTTCGACTTTAATTTTGACAAGGGCAGAGTGGACCGCGTTGCGTTGACCGCCAATGTGGCGCTTGGCCACGGGCTCGGCCTCTCGGCGACCGCGGCCCGCATCGAAAGCGAGAATCTGTCGGCTGGCAGCAGCGGCGATCTGCCCTTGCTGCCTGAAAGTTCCGGCCAGGTGGCGCTGACCTGGGTCAACACCGCCAACGTTAAGACGACCGTGGCTGCCAATTATGTCGGCGAGCGTACGACAGACCTTGGCGCGACCCTCGACGACTTCTGGACCCTCGACGCATCTCTCCTATGGGAGCCTTTCGACAAGCGGATCGAGGTCGAACTCGCCGGCTTCAACCTGCTCGACGAGGAGTTCGAGCTCAGCGACGGCCTGCCCGGCTGGGGCCCCACGGTCAAGGGTACGGTGAAAGTGCGGTTCTGA
- a CDS encoding Pycsar system effector family protein → MDLGGNLYKLEASSEGEGREIAPAAYYDHIQKINDVFSDQIKMSDQKAAYIFTFMFAFLVSSEEGRSVFTWQRYTEGEMLPMILSAAMALASIFSLLAAILVVLPRKGATSTTLFWGAWRAHRDEFIDAAGRGDSTYLFRQYVDNADVLSAIACSKYRFVIAAFRGLLITVLAYVCLLAIP, encoded by the coding sequence ATGGATCTCGGGGGAAATCTGTACAAGCTCGAAGCCTCAAGTGAAGGAGAGGGCCGGGAGATCGCGCCGGCCGCCTATTACGATCACATCCAGAAGATCAATGATGTCTTCTCCGATCAGATCAAGATGTCCGATCAGAAGGCGGCCTATATCTTTACCTTCATGTTTGCCTTCTTGGTCTCGTCCGAAGAAGGGCGGAGCGTGTTTACTTGGCAGCGATATACGGAAGGGGAGATGCTGCCGATGATACTCTCGGCTGCCATGGCGCTGGCCTCGATATTCTCGTTGCTTGCCGCCATTCTCGTTGTCCTGCCGAGAAAGGGCGCCACGTCCACGACGCTCTTCTGGGGTGCGTGGCGCGCCCACCGCGACGAGTTCATCGATGCGGCAGGCCGTGGTGATTCGACCTATCTGTTTCGGCAGTATGTGGACAACGCCGACGTGCTTTCGGCGATTGCCTGCAGCAAATATCGCTTCGTCATCGCCGCTTTCCGCGGCCTGCTGATCACGGTACTCGCCTATGTCTGCCTGCTGGCAATCCCCTGA